Within Mongoliitalea daihaiensis, the genomic segment ATTTAAGCGTCTTTGGAAGAATTTATAATCCAAAAAGCAAAGAAAGGTGACCCTAAAGCTGTAGAAATGCTCTATAAACATTTCTACGGCTTCGCTATGGGTGTTGCTTTACGGTATAGCTACAACAAAGAAGAAGCTTGCGAGATTGTCAATGACAGTTTCATGAAAGTATTTGATAAACTCACAACTTATGAAACGCAAAATTCTTTCAAAGGCTGGTTTCGGAGGATCATTGTGAATACCTCAATCGATTATTACAGAAAAAATAATAAATACAAAGCCGTTTTGGATATAGAGCATGCACATTTAAGCGAACAAGACGCCTCGATCATTGATGAATTATCCAAAGAAGATATCCTAAACTTATTACAAAACTTGCCCAATATGCTGCGAATAGTCTTCAATCTCTATGAAATTGAAGGGTATTCGCACAACGAAATAGCAGAAAAATTGACTATTCCTTCTAGTACTTCCCGAACGTACTTAGCAAGAGCGAAAGAAAAATTACGAGAAAAAATCATACTCCTAAACAAACAAAGTGATGAAGGAGCCATTCGATAAAAAACTGTCCCAACGAATAAAATCAGTATTCGAAAATCACCAGGAATCTCCGAGTGAGAAAGAATGGGAGAAATTTGCAGCGGCCTATTTCAATAAACCGGCTAAGAAACCTGTGCCTATTTGGATATGGTGGTTCTCTGGAATCGCAGCATCACTGGTCTTCGGAATTTGGTTGCTAAATCCAACATCCATTGACCATTCAGAAGAACAACTTTTATCCTTTGCGGATAGCTTAGCTAAAGAAAGTAAAACATTTACCTTTGAAGAATTAGGGTCTATCGAAAAACTGGAAGAAGCTAGCTCCGCAGTAGAAAAAATTACCCAATTGAATACAGGTAACAGTTCAGTTAAAAATAAGACACCTGAAACAGCACAAAAAGAGGCCATGTTGATGGAAGTAAAGGGAAGTAATCAAGTAGGACAAAACAATCCCCAGGATATTTCAATCATTGCTGAAAATGGATCTCAATCACAAGCCAACATCCTAACAAAAGACACCAATCCCTTACTTGAAGAGAAGGCATTTGCGTACATCCAAAACCTACTTTCAGAGGAAAGTAACGTCATTCCGTCATCAAAGAAAGATCCTTTTAGAATAGGCTTTCTATTGGCTCCTCAAACAGTAAGTAACACCAATCAAACAATCGGCTTATCTGCTGGTATTATGTCGGAGTTTTCTGTATCCAAAAAATTGAAAATTGATATGGGTATCGCATATGCACAGCAAAATATAAATCCCAATACAAATGGAGGTATACTAAATGCATCTGTAAATGATGCTTTGGAAGCAAATTTTGGGTCTCGAAGTCAGTACAATACAGCCGGTCTACTTTCTACAGGGAATCTTTTAAGTTTCAATGAAGAATTGCGATTTGGACAGTTAGAAATTCCCATCAATTTAAAATACAAACTATTGGAGCGTAACAAAGCGGATATTTATTTTGTCTCTGGTATATCCAATATGTTCTATTTGAATCAAGAACGCATTAGCACGTTAAAATTTGCAAATCTAAGCACAGCAGCATCGATGGGTGATGGACTTCAAAGCTTCTCTCAAAGGACTGTTCCCGATGCAACTAATCGGGATGTTATGATAGGTCAATTAGTGAATGTTGCAGTAGGATTTGAACAGAATCTTTCTAATGGAACATTTTTGTATATAGAACCATTCTATAAAATATCTGTAGGCAATCAGACATTTGCTGAGCAACAATTTTCAATAGGCGGCATCAATCTTAGAATGAATTTCCAGTTAAAAAAGTAAACAAATATGAAGAAAGTATGGACTAGTTTGGTGGCAATCATCGTATTGTCATGGATGGGTGGGTGTATCAGCTCCGAAAATGAACTTGAATTGGCTATCCAAAGAGATGTTCAATTAATCAAAGATTTCCTACAGCGAAACAATATTGATGCTGTAGAAAATCAACTTGGCTATTTTTATCGAAAAGTAGTCACTAATGAAAGTGGAAGACAAATTGTGAACAACGACATTGTTGGTGTTTACTATGAAATCCGTACAATCGATGGTCAGTTAATTGAATCTTATTTGAATGAAAGTAAGCCTGCTCGCCTTTACCTGCACGGGGATTCTGGATTGGTACCTCGGGGAATCAACTTTTCAAGTGGAATTGCAAGAGAAGGCGAAACATTAGAATTATTTATCCCATCACATTTGGCCTATGGAGGATATAGCTTTCAACAGCTGATTCAGCCTAACTCCAACCTCGTAGTAAGAATTATATTCTCGAGAGTTTACTCTTTAACAGAGGTAAATGGTATGGAAGCCGAACTCATGGAAGCATTCATTGAAGAAAAAGAGTTGGAAGGTTTTGAACAGACATCTCAAGGAATGTGGGCACGCACAGTAGTCGAAGGAAACGCTGCTGGAAGCGCATCAGAAATAGGCAATCTAGTAAGATTCACGTATACTATCCAACAAATGGATACTGATAAACCTTTTGAGGTAGCACCTAGCAGCACCAACTCTTTCCAAATTAGAGTTGGGAACCAAGAGAACCAAGCATTTTTAAACTTAGGGCTGACAGGTGTGCGAGTAGGTCAAGAAATCGATGTTATTGTGCCATCCAGGTTAGGCTTTGGGGCCACTACTCAGGTATTCCCTTTCACTATAAGGCAAGATTTATTTGCTAGGGGTTTGATCCCTGAATTGGCTCGGCCATATGAACCACTGCTTTTCAAAGCAAGAATTATTTCAATCAATTAACAAAAAAGCCCCCATTAAATGAACCAAATGGGGGCTTTTTTATTTTTTGCTATTACCAATCTTATTGGTCAATTTTACTGTCCTATAAACCCAAAAAATATGAGCTTTTTATTTGATAGCTTCAAAGGCTGGAAAAATTACTGTCTAGACAAAAACATGTCTTTGTTTGAGTCAGTCATTGAATATGAAATGACTCAAAAAAACAAAATGGAAAATGACATATGGATAGGCTTAGGCAAAGCCTACGCTGTCATGAAGGAGGCTGTTGAAACAGGCTTAAATGAAGAAATGAGTTCCCGCTCGGGAATGATCAATAATGGGGCAAAAAAAGTTTACCGCCATCCCGTCACTGTTTTGTCACCCGAATTTCAAAAATTAATATCCCGAGCACTTGCCGCCAAAGAAGTAAATTCTTGTATGGGCAGAGTGGTGGCTGCACCAACCGCTGGAGCATCTGGCATTCTCCCTGGGACTCTTTATACCCTGCAAGAAATTCATCAACTGGATGATCGAAAAATCTTAGAAGGATTATTAATTGGGGCAGGAATAGCGTTGATTATTGAAGAAAAAGCGAGTCTAGCAGGTGCTGTAGGTGGATGTCAAGCAGAAACGGGTTCTGCTGCAGCCATGGCATCGGGAGCGATTGTTTACTGCTTAGGAGGAACTATTGACCAGATTTTTAATGCAGTTGCCATTACCATTCAATGCATGCTGGGATTAGTGTGCGATCCTGTAGCGGGCCTGGTTGAGATTCCATGTGTAGTAAGGAATGCCAGTGCCGCAGCGATTGCAAACAGTTCAGCACAGATTGCATTAGCAGATGTCAGTCCTGTTATCCCAGTGGATGAATGCATTGAAGCTATGGGCGAAATTGGGGCTAGTATGGAAACCCGCTACAAAGAAACCGCCTTGGGTGGATTGGCAGCAACATTGACTGGACAAGAAATTTCCAAAAGGGTATTGATACAGGACATAGAGGTTCTACCAGACGAGGAACTACCGCAGTAGATCCCCAAGAAAAGGAATTTCTAAGATATATTGAATTGAAAAAGAAAAGATTACACCCCATACCATGGCACTAACAAACATGTAAAGGAAAATCTTTTCTTTTTTCACGTTAAAAGCATTTAGAATAATCGTACCTCCCACTGGAGTTAACAATAAAGGGGTCAAGGCTGCTACGCCAAGAAGTCCATATTTCCTCCAAACAGTGACAATTTTCCTCGTCCTTGGAGTGAATACTTTTTTCTTTTTAGTCAAACCCAGTTGCCAATTTGTACGAAACCAGTCACCTAGTAAGGTAATTGAAAAAACAGTGGTCATCATACCAGATACAGTGATAACGAGCATTTCGATACTACTCAATCCAGCGGCGAGACCAAGAACAGGACCTGCAATAAATTTAAATAATGTAGCGATGTAAATGAATACTACTTTTAGAAA encodes:
- a CDS encoding RNA polymerase sigma factor, with the protein product MEEFIIQKAKKGDPKAVEMLYKHFYGFAMGVALRYSYNKEEACEIVNDSFMKVFDKLTTYETQNSFKGWFRRIIVNTSIDYYRKNNKYKAVLDIEHAHLSEQDASIIDELSKEDILNLLQNLPNMLRIVFNLYEIEGYSHNEIAEKLTIPSSTSRTYLARAKEKLREKIILLNKQSDEGAIR
- a CDS encoding outer membrane beta-barrel protein, translated to MKEPFDKKLSQRIKSVFENHQESPSEKEWEKFAAAYFNKPAKKPVPIWIWWFSGIAASLVFGIWLLNPTSIDHSEEQLLSFADSLAKESKTFTFEELGSIEKLEEASSAVEKITQLNTGNSSVKNKTPETAQKEAMLMEVKGSNQVGQNNPQDISIIAENGSQSQANILTKDTNPLLEEKAFAYIQNLLSEESNVIPSSKKDPFRIGFLLAPQTVSNTNQTIGLSAGIMSEFSVSKKLKIDMGIAYAQQNINPNTNGGILNASVNDALEANFGSRSQYNTAGLLSTGNLLSFNEELRFGQLEIPINLKYKLLERNKADIYFVSGISNMFYLNQERISTLKFANLSTAASMGDGLQSFSQRTVPDATNRDVMIGQLVNVAVGFEQNLSNGTFLYIEPFYKISVGNQTFAEQQFSIGGINLRMNFQLKK
- a CDS encoding FKBP-type peptidyl-prolyl cis-trans isomerase, which encodes MKKVWTSLVAIIVLSWMGGCISSENELELAIQRDVQLIKDFLQRNNIDAVENQLGYFYRKVVTNESGRQIVNNDIVGVYYEIRTIDGQLIESYLNESKPARLYLHGDSGLVPRGINFSSGIAREGETLELFIPSHLAYGGYSFQQLIQPNSNLVVRIIFSRVYSLTEVNGMEAELMEAFIEEKELEGFEQTSQGMWARTVVEGNAAGSASEIGNLVRFTYTIQQMDTDKPFEVAPSSTNSFQIRVGNQENQAFLNLGLTGVRVGQEIDVIVPSRLGFGATTQVFPFTIRQDLFARGLIPELARPYEPLLFKARIISIN
- the sdaAA gene encoding L-serine ammonia-lyase, iron-sulfur-dependent, subunit alpha — its product is MSFLFDSFKGWKNYCLDKNMSLFESVIEYEMTQKNKMENDIWIGLGKAYAVMKEAVETGLNEEMSSRSGMINNGAKKVYRHPVTVLSPEFQKLISRALAAKEVNSCMGRVVAAPTAGASGILPGTLYTLQEIHQLDDRKILEGLLIGAGIALIIEEKASLAGAVGGCQAETGSAAAMASGAIVYCLGGTIDQIFNAVAITIQCMLGLVCDPVAGLVEIPCVVRNASAAAIANSSAQIALADVSPVIPVDECIEAMGEIGASMETRYKETALGGLAATLTGQEISKRVLIQDIEVLPDEELPQ